CCGTTAAAAATACGTGCAATACCGATTTTTCCAACGTAGTTGTCGTAATCAAGGGTAAAGACTTGAAGTTGAAGTGGATTTTCAGGTTTTCCTGAAGGGGCAGGAACATGTTTGAGGATGGTCTCAAAAAGAGGCTCAAAATTTTTGTTCTCATCGCTCATATTGTATTTGGCATAACCATCACGCGCTGCTGCATAAATGATAGGAAATTCGAGTTGATCTTCATTCGCTCCAAGGGCGACTAAAAGGTCAAACACTTCGTCAACAACACGCTCTGCATCTGCCGCTGGTTTGTCGATCTTGTTAACAACAACGATCGGGCAAAGACCAAGACTCAGCGCTTTTTTAACCACGAATTTGGTTTGAGGCATAACGCCTTCTTGTGCATCAACCAGCAATAAAACACCATCAACCATTTTTAAAACACGCTCAACCTCACCACCAAAGTCGGCGTGGCCTGGAGTGTCGATAATGTTAATTTTAGTCTCTTTATAGCGAATAGCTGTATTTTTAGAAAGAATGGTAATGCCACGCTCTTTTTCAAGATCGTTGCTGTCCATGGCTCTTTCTTCTACTTTTTGGTGCGCTGTGTAGGTACCTGATTGTTTCAACAGCTCATCGACTAAGGTCGTTTTTCCGTGGTCAACGTGCGCTATCACGGCAATATTTCTAAACTCTTGCAAAAAATTCTCCTCGTAAACTTTGACTTTTACATCTTATAAAACGTACGTGATTGGTGTAGTTTGATGAAGTAAATATGCTTCATTATACCACGTTCTTGACTAAATTCAAAATTCCATTACATGTAAAGCATTTTTGGTGTTCACTTTTAAAAACTGGAATGAGTATTGCTTGTTAAAAGTGTGAAATTATCTCTAAAATAAATTGTAAGGCAATGATGATGCAAAATCTTCTCTCTTTTGCGCAGTCCACAAGCACACTTCCCGTAGCTTCTGTATCAACAGAAACGATGAAAAGTGAGAGTAGTGATGGCTCTTTTTCAGAGAGTTTTTTCTCAATGATTCTTGGACAATACGCAAGTGAAGAAGAGCAAACAACGCTTAGCGAAACAGCGCTTCCTGTGACAACACTAGAAGAAGATACGCTTGAACTTTTCAGCAGCGAAGGCGAAGCAAAAAGCATTGATGAACATTTATTGGAAGACCTTTTAAGTGTCGTAAGCACACTCCAAGAAGATCCAACAGCGACGGTTTTTCCAACACTTAATGCCTCTTCAAGTTTAGAAAAATTAGTGGCGAGTGAAACCACACGCCAAGAGTTTGCCAGTGTTAAAAATGTGAGCGATTTATTGGCATTATCGCAAAAATACAACCTTGGGTTAGAAAAACTTACCATCTCAACTGAAAGTGCGCAAAGCCTCCAAGCCAAGTTTCCAACACTGGCTGAAAATAACTTTTTTGATGATTTGCAAACAGCCCTTACAACCGCACAAAGCACAACTCAAAGTGATGTAAGTCTTGCTACAACGGCTTCAAGTGTTATGAGTTTGCTCGATAAACAATCTACCCAAACGCAAACATCCTCTCAATCTTCGATGTTAAGCGAGCTTATCTCAAAAGAGAATTTAAGCACCCAAACCGATGGTGACGCAGAATCACTGGAAGTAAACGAAAAACAACAAACCGTGCAAGCATTTCAAGAAGAGACAACCGAAACCTCCACTAAACCTTTGGATATGCTTCTTCAAAAAGTAACCAATACTAACGAAACTAAAAAAACACTCACGGCAGAAAATGCAAGTCTCAGTAGCGATGATACCTCCGTGGAAACATCCACAACACGCGTCAATGAAGTAGTGACGGACAGTGTAAGCACGGAAGACGAGAGTATTGATAGTGTGTTAACAACCCTTAAAACTGATGAAACTTCCGATGAAGCTGCGGAAGAGGAGATTGCACTCAGCCAAAAATTCGTAAGCAGTGAAGAGAGTGAAGTCACATCAACCTCATCAGAGGATTCACAATCCGCATTGGAGATTAAAAATGATCTTAAAACAACGCTCCGACAAGAGATAACATCCAAAACAGCTACGGTTAAAGAGAGCCTCAACCAATTTGCAAGTGATCTTCAAGAGAAGATTGATGCGTACAAGCCGCCTATTATGAAGGTTGAACTCTCCTTAAGTCCTCAAAGTTTAGGCGATGTTGATGTAACGCTTTTAACCAGAGGCAACAATTTACATGTAACAATTTCGTCCAACACCAGCACGATGTCACTCTTTACGCAAAACCAAAATGATGTTAAAAGTGCCCTGATCAATATGGGCTTTACCAATTTAGAGATGAATTTTAGTGATCAAAGCAACAAAGAACAAGCACAACAAAATCAAAAAAATAGTAGTGGAAGTTCAGATGAATTTACCACCGAATCAAGTGAAGAAGAGACAACTCTTTTAGAGATTGTCATTCCTCAATACGTCTAACATAAAAAAAGGATCTATTATGTCAACCACAACAACCGGTTATGAAAGCCTTCTTGGAACCACATCGACCACTACGACAAGTACAACAACATCAACGGCATCTTCTTCATTGGACACCGATGACTTTTTAACCTTGCTTGTCACCGAGTTACAGTACCAAGATCCAACCGATCCGATGGATACAGAGACGATTTTAACGCAAACCTCACAACTTGCTTCGATTGAAGCATCTGAAAATACGGCCAATTCCTTAGATGAGCTTTCATCACAACTCCAGTCTTCCACCACTTTTAATGCAGTTTCTTCTATTGGTAAGATGGCTAGCTTAGGATCGAACTATGTTACGTATGAGGGTGAAGAGATGACCTTCGAAGTCTATTTCCCAAATGAAATTGCCGATGGGACACTTACCATTGCTGATTCTGATGGTAATGTAGTTCGTACCATTGACTTAGGTGATACAGCTGCAGGAGAGAGTGGTGTCGTAGCCATTACATGGGATGGGCTTGATAATGAAGGAAATGCCGTAGATGAAGGCTATTACAGTGTTGGTGCCACCTATACAGATCCTGATGGCACTTCAGATACAACCGTTTTAGGCGTCTATCCTATTGAATCTGTCTACTACGACGATGGAGAGATCAAGTTAAAACTTGGGTCTAATTACTACTCAATTGGTGATGTCGTTGAAATTTATGAATTAAGCGAATCGTAAAAAGGATCCCCCTATGAATAGCTCTTTTTACAATAGTATTTCAGGTATTGTTAATAATCAATTTTCGATGGATGTTGTTGCCAATGACATTGCCAATGTCAATACAACTGGTTATAAAAGCAGTACCGCTGAAATTTCATCACTTTTTTCCAGTGTTCTCTCAAGCACAACCGCTTCTACCAATGATCTTGGGATGGGCGCATCCAGTCAAACCACGGCACTCAATATGGCCCAAGGTTCGCTTGAGACGACCGATAGAACGTTTGATTTAGCGCTTGAAGATGAAGGATGGTTTGGTGTTTTAGGGGCTGATGGGTCTACGTATTACACTCGTGCAGGAAGTTTTTCACTCGATGCCAACAGTAATCTCGTCGATACTAATGGAAACTATCTTTTGGTAACACTGGGAAATAACGTCACAACAACCACACTTGATGAAGAGACCCTAGAAGGGTTTGGCACAGTAGACACAACGCTTCAAGCCTATTCCATTACGCAACTGGATGATGTGGCACTCGGAGAGGTCGGAGATCAAACATCTGTTACACTACCCGAACTGCTTTACTATCCAGCCGTTGCGACTACAGAAGCTTCCTATGCTGCGAATCTTGATCCTACCGTGACGGTTGATACGGTGAACCTTGATTTGGATGCCGCAGACTACCCTGCAACGGTAACGGCCTCTTCTTCGCAAACCGTTACACTCAGTGGTACCGTTTCAAATACAACGGCTGCCCTTGACCCACAAGAGGGCGATACCATAATTCTTACATTAACAGATGCCGATGGATTAAGCCAAACGGTCAATGCCACATTAGATGAAAACTTAGAGTGGACTCTTTCGGATTATGATGTCAGTGGACTCAATACAACCAGCGACCTAACGGTCTCCTCCGCTGTCCTTCAAACATCCCAAGAAGTTGCCAATGAAGAGCATTTTACAATGACGGTTATTGGTTCGGATGGGGATAAGGATATTTTAGATATGACCTTTACCAAAGTGGTCCCACAAGGGGAAGAGGGAACCACATGGAATGCTGTTGTAAACATTTACAGCTATTATGAAGATTACGACAGCACCAAAACCTACGATACGTCTTTGTATTACGTTGATGAATCTACCAATAAAGTGTATGAAATTGTCGATACCCAAACAGGTGCTTTAACCTTTAATAGTGATGGATCCCTTGCAAGCAATACTATTCCAACGCTTGATAATGGAGGAACAACATTAACGCTTGATCTAGGAGAGACGGATAGTTTTGATGGCATGATCTCCAGTACTAGCATCGATAAAACCAATATTGCTGATTACAATGGCTCATTGGAGGGTTATTTAACGGGATACGGCGTCGACGAAAATGGCAATATCATTGCAAGCTTTAGTAATGGTGAGAGTTCAGCCATCGCTAAAATCGCCGTTTATCATTTTCAAAATGATCAAGGTTTAACCCAAGTTTCTTCCACACTTTTTAGTGAATCTGCGAACAGTGGTGACGCTATTTTTTATACCGATGCTGATGGAAATACCACATCAGGTACCGCTATCGCTACTAGTACCCTAGAAGCCAGTAACGTTGATCTAGCAACCGCATTGACCGAGCTTATTATTGTTCAAAAAGCGTTTAGTGCAAGCTCTAAAGGCATTACCGCCAGTGATGAAATGCTTCAAAATGCAATCAACATGAAGCAATAATATTGCAAAAGTAACAAAAAACGAAATGGAATAAAAATTGCTTTTAAAAACACAAATACCTCCTAATAAAAGATTAAAGGATACGCTATGATGAGAGCACTCTGGGCCGGCGTTACCGGATTACAAGCGCACCAAACGGCTATGGACGTTGAATCAAACAATATTGCCAATGTTAATACCACCGGTTACAAATACAGCCGTGC
Above is a genomic segment from Sulfurospirillum halorespirans DSM 13726 containing:
- a CDS encoding flagellar hook-length control protein FliK gives rise to the protein MMMQNLLSFAQSTSTLPVASVSTETMKSESSDGSFSESFFSMILGQYASEEEQTTLSETALPVTTLEEDTLELFSSEGEAKSIDEHLLEDLLSVVSTLQEDPTATVFPTLNASSSLEKLVASETTRQEFASVKNVSDLLALSQKYNLGLEKLTISTESAQSLQAKFPTLAENNFFDDLQTALTTAQSTTQSDVSLATTASSVMSLLDKQSTQTQTSSQSSMLSELISKENLSTQTDGDAESLEVNEKQQTVQAFQEETTETSTKPLDMLLQKVTNTNETKKTLTAENASLSSDDTSVETSTTRVNEVVTDSVSTEDESIDSVLTTLKTDETSDEAAEEEIALSQKFVSSEESEVTSTSSEDSQSALEIKNDLKTTLRQEITSKTATVKESLNQFASDLQEKIDAYKPPIMKVELSLSPQSLGDVDVTLLTRGNNLHVTISSNTSTMSLFTQNQNDVKSALINMGFTNLEMNFSDQSNKEQAQQNQKNSSGSSDEFTTESSEEETTLLEIVIPQYV
- a CDS encoding flagellar hook capping FlgD N-terminal domain-containing protein, whose protein sequence is MSTTTTGYESLLGTTSTTTTSTTTSTASSSLDTDDFLTLLVTELQYQDPTDPMDTETILTQTSQLASIEASENTANSLDELSSQLQSSTTFNAVSSIGKMASLGSNYVTYEGEEMTFEVYFPNEIADGTLTIADSDGNVVRTIDLGDTAAGESGVVAITWDGLDNEGNAVDEGYYSVGATYTDPDGTSDTTVLGVYPIESVYYDDGEIKLKLGSNYYSIGDVVEIYELSES
- a CDS encoding flagellar hook-basal body complex protein, which gives rise to MNSSFYNSISGIVNNQFSMDVVANDIANVNTTGYKSSTAEISSLFSSVLSSTTASTNDLGMGASSQTTALNMAQGSLETTDRTFDLALEDEGWFGVLGADGSTYYTRAGSFSLDANSNLVDTNGNYLLVTLGNNVTTTTLDEETLEGFGTVDTTLQAYSITQLDDVALGEVGDQTSVTLPELLYYPAVATTEASYAANLDPTVTVDTVNLDLDAADYPATVTASSSQTVTLSGTVSNTTAALDPQEGDTIILTLTDADGLSQTVNATLDENLEWTLSDYDVSGLNTTSDLTVSSAVLQTSQEVANEEHFTMTVIGSDGDKDILDMTFTKVVPQGEEGTTWNAVVNIYSYYEDYDSTKTYDTSLYYVDESTNKVYEIVDTQTGALTFNSDGSLASNTIPTLDNGGTTLTLDLGETDSFDGMISSTSIDKTNIADYNGSLEGYLTGYGVDENGNIIASFSNGESSAIAKIAVYHFQNDQGLTQVSSTLFSESANSGDAIFYTDADGNTTSGTAIATSTLEASNVDLATALTELIIVQKAFSASSKGITASDEMLQNAINMKQ